In the Miscanthus floridulus cultivar M001 unplaced genomic scaffold, ASM1932011v1 fs_130_3_4, whole genome shotgun sequence genome, one interval contains:
- the LOC136530441 gene encoding uncharacterized protein has translation MAGSYPPEVEVEYTIGDNRFNVLMMDLRCILADHPDHNDILLGHYLNPYTTRRHPLLAKPLAEKPARCIHIRLQEQDNETSSTTLVMRDDNVDVMGFRNKRGDWYELGYQRMLPQEYRSKLLGWGNSYKSILGVRNAAEVIDILTSANLGKTFATRAVRVLSRFPAVADDDNPRLAVVGLMFVVSESARLNPVHNAIACGWNTGTGFTEKLMTDHVWKYVEMSRRLMHWKKGNYSEPQPTSELRDIYLVLNEEYMVGDLLSFAYPEMLKVSFPEMFMVPYTVEVNLRRVNNNDISSVCGKIMAFIVDEHRHSVPFRVGSMLFTEESCQILGRSEASLDLVRSAVLVPPGWVLRIEVDLCIEIPDSNTAKHLKATLIFDKETLTQSQTPKGTGIKIKGTITRVEYMQDFPAQLSRPVEVKMVSGHPTVVYTIGDDVMSFTEFIMALRRILSDHPDREDIMEGHHLLNLSSTREHPLLRKTRPEQPGRWVRVKLQVVNGQGEETSSTTLVMKDDDLYVHGFFNRNNEVLYKLRDNHEDSKSLIPEDYHHHSTKDLKWGTSYASILNLVHMKNPLQQKEEIVRKLMTKNLGRRSAECAVCELSSYTDVADADDSRARLSLAALIVIVCESARMNRLHNSFAADGWMHGLGESTRQLMFDFVWKYGELSGTLREWKERNYGEPQCVSEAQAIYLVRNAVLKGRKRGGSAASQPSNPPSSGGDSMKQSREDSGPSSRPGNNNSPPGGGEDDDRMVTRRSQDNDPGESERPSQPVEADDAQGHGRPRVELLALAMHANLLVDGMEIVVFDGKRGQIIYRKDEQGLLDDKGQGGQRMVDLVLTGPYRGISAEYGCFAIKIDIPRMPYSSSWSTHRTIKWEWDCDDSNCADQVDTLQPAYHTINTPDAHEVAMVTYAVMSNALEATVQIMLRLTDGHTPDGVQGKITARIQGFQVGSVLFSRAQGMGQCFFPTDDSRFLLQLARNVVAVPCGRMLYIEVGPAY, from the exons ATGGCTGGGTCGTATCCACCTGAAGTTGAAGTAGAGTACACCATCGGAGATAATAGATTCAATGTATTGATGATGGATCTACGTTGCATCCTTGCCGACCACCCAGACCACAACGATATCTTGTTGGGCCACTACTTGAATCCCTACACCACAAGAAGGCACCCACTGCTCGCGAAGCCGCTTGCTGAAAAGCCAGCCAGGTGCATTCACATCAGGCTGCAAGAGCAGGACAATGAGACGTCGTCCACAACCTTAGTCATGCGGGACGACAACGTGGACGTCATGGGCTTCAGAAATAAGAGGGGAGATTGGTACGAGCTTGGCTACCAGCGGATGCTCCCACAAGAATACAGATCAAAACTTCTAGGCTGGGGCAACAGCTACAAAAGTATACTAGGCGTCAGAAACGCGGCAGAAGTAATAGATATACTGACGTCAGCGAACCTGGGCAAGACCTTCGCGACGCGCGCCGTGCGCGTGCTGTCGCGCTTCCCAGCTGTGGCGGATGATGACAACCCCAGGCTGGCAGTGGTGGGCCTGATGTTCGTGGTCTCCGAGTCGGCGAGGTTGAACCCTGTCCACAACGCCATTGCGTGTGGCTGGAACACCGGGACGGGATTCACCGAGAAATTGATGACCGATCACGTGTGGAAATACGTAGAGATGTCAAGGCGTCTGATGCATTGGAAGAAAGGAAACTATTCGGAGCCTCAGCCCACATCGGAGCTACGTGACATCTACCTCGTGCTCAACG AGGAATACATGGTGGGAGATTTATTGTCATTTGCTTACCCGGAGATGCTCAAGGTGAGTTTTCCGGAGATGTTCATGGTCCCGTACACTGTGGAGGTCAACCTGCGGCGGGTCAATAATAACGACATCTCCAGTGTCTGCGGTAAAATCATGGCGTTCATCGTCGATGAACACAGGCACAGCGTCCCCTTCCGAGTTGGAAGCATGCTCTTCACAG AGGAATCTTGTCAAATTCTTGGCCGCTCGGAGGCGAGTCTTGATCTGGTGAGGTCTGCTGTTCTGGTCCCGCCAGGCTGGGTACTTCGCATAGAGGTGGACCTGTGTATTGAAATTCCAGACAGCAACACAGCTAAACATTTGAAAGCTACGCTCATCTTCGACAAAGAAACTTTGACTCAAAGTCAAACTCCGAAAGGCACCGGCATCAAAATTAAAGGGACAATCACACGGGTGGAGTACATGCAAGATTTTCCTGCACAACTAAGTCGCCCAGTAGAG GTGAAAATGGTGTCTGGGCATCCAACTGTAGTATACACCATCGGAGATGATGTGATGTCATTCACTGAATTCATAATGGCTCTACGTCGCATCCTCTCGGACCACCCAGATCGCGAGGATATAATGGAAGGCCACCACTTGTTAAATCTCTCCTCCACCCGAGAACACCCATTGCTCAGAAAGACGCGTCCTGAACAACCGGGAAGGTGGGTTCGCGTCAAGCTGCAAGTGGTCAACGGGCAGGGCGAGGAGACGTCGTCCACAACCCTGGTCATGAAGGATGACGACTTGTACGTCCATGGCTTCTTTAACCGTAATAATGAAGTTCTTTACAAGCTTCGCGACAACCACGAGGATAGCAAATCCTTGATCCCCGAAGATTACCATCATCACAGCACTAAAGACCTAAAGTGGGGCACCAGTTATGCATCCATACTAAATTTGGTTCATATGAAGAATCCGCTACAACAAAAAGAGGAAATCGTGAGGAAACTGATGACCAAGAATCTGGGCCGTCGATCCGCGGAGTGTGCTGTGTGCGAGCTTTCGAGTTACACAGATGTGGCGGATGCTGATGATTCCCGTGCCAGGTTGTCACTGGCGGCCCTGATCGTTATAGTCTGTGAGTCTGCAAGGATGAATCGTCTCCACAACTCCTTTGCTGCTGATGGGTGGATGCACGGCCTCGGAGAATCAACCCGGCAACTTATGTTTGATTTCGTGTGGAAATATGGGGAATTGTCAGGCACACTCCGCGAATGGAAGGAAAGAAACTACGGCGAACCCCAGTGCGTTTCAGAGGCACAAGCCATTTACCTCGTGCGAAATGCTGTGCTAAAAGGTCGAAAGCGTGGCGGCTCTGCTGCTAGCCAACCCAGTAACCCGCCCAGCAGTGGTGGTGATTCTATGAAGCAATCCAGGGAGGACAGCGGCCCCAGCTCTAGGCCAGGCAACAACAATAGCCCTCCCGGCGGCGGGGAGGACGACGACCGCATGGTCACTAGGCGTAGCCAAGACAATGATCCTGGCGAATCCGAGCGCCCTAGCCAACCAGTGGAGGCTGACGATGCCCAGGGCCATGGCCGACCGCGGGTGGAGCTGTTGGCCTTGGCCATGCATGCCAACCTTCTTGTTGATGGCATGGAAATCGTTGTCTTCGACGGGAAACGAGGCCAGATCATATACAGGAAGGACGAGCAAGGACTTCTGGATGACAAAGGCCAAGGAGGacag AGAATGGTCGATTTGGTTCTAACTGGACCCTACAGGGGCATCTCGGCCGAGTACGGGTGCTTTGCCATCAAAATAGACATCCCAAGGATGCCATATAGCAGCAGTTGGTCCACACATCGTACCATCAAATGGGAATGGGATTGCGATGACTCGAATTGTGCGGATCAAGTGGACACCTTGCAACCTGCTTACCATACCATCAACACTCCAGACGCCCACGAGGTAGCAATGGTCACCTATGCTGTTATGTCCAATGCCCTGGAGGCCACCGTGCAGATCATGCTGCGGCTCACAGATGGGCATACCCCTGATGGCGTCCAAGGTAAAATCACCGCGCGCATCCAAGGTTTCCAAGTTGGGAGCGTCCTCTTCAGCCGTGCACAGGGGATGGGTCAGTGCTTCTTCCCTACCGACGACTCGCGTTTCCTTCTTCAGCTAGCGAGGAATGTGGTTGCGGTGCCATGTGGTAGGATGCTTTACATTGAGGTGGGACCTGCATACTAA